In a single window of the Arthrobacter zhangbolii genome:
- a CDS encoding alpha/beta hydrolase, producing the protein MRKHLGVLAVAAALLGPTLAAVPAVAAPAAPTAAAPAARTDVVVTSFDGTPIHTNFFPATGLAAGQQAPTVMVGPGFGLPGGRLPATSTSTLIGSIGIAPLREAGYNVVTWDPRGFGLSGGEAYVNNPAYEGRDGSALIDYIAAQPEASLDAPGDPVLGMAGASYGGGIQFVLASQDQRVDAITPTIAWNDLTTSLYKAGSFKSGWGALLCAEGTALGQLGSLVGNQGALAAPVRKACREGLTYPNQLSAESIAYFESLTPESMFTSITAPTLIIQGTADTLFTLDEATRNYRLISSTGTPTKMLQFCGGHGLCNSAAGPDRITPAVLNWFSKYLRDQPVDTGAAFEFIDQHGVTRAAPGYPEATGSLTGAGRGSMLLSPAAVSGAVVAAAVAPVAVNVPITSPAVTTSVFGAPQLTLTYRGSARQGSTHVYAQIIDKARASLVLGNQVTPVPLVLDGKEHTVTLPLEEVSYTVTSASRLVLQVTPATSVYAPPKATALTSFTASVTVPTVAAYPAVP; encoded by the coding sequence ATGAGGAAACACCTGGGCGTTTTGGCGGTTGCCGCAGCTTTGCTGGGCCCCACACTGGCTGCCGTACCCGCTGTGGCAGCACCGGCTGCCCCCACTGCTGCGGCACCGGCAGCGCGCACCGACGTCGTCGTCACCAGCTTTGACGGCACGCCTATCCATACCAATTTCTTCCCTGCCACAGGGCTCGCCGCCGGGCAGCAGGCCCCTACCGTGATGGTGGGGCCCGGATTCGGGCTTCCCGGCGGACGCCTGCCGGCCACCTCCACCAGCACCCTGATCGGCTCCATCGGCATCGCGCCGCTGCGGGAAGCCGGGTACAACGTGGTCACATGGGACCCGCGCGGGTTCGGCCTCAGCGGCGGTGAGGCCTATGTCAACAACCCCGCTTATGAGGGCCGGGACGGATCGGCCCTCATTGACTACATCGCAGCGCAGCCGGAAGCGAGCCTGGACGCCCCGGGGGATCCTGTGCTGGGCATGGCCGGGGCATCCTACGGCGGCGGCATCCAGTTTGTCCTCGCCTCTCAGGACCAGCGGGTGGACGCGATCACGCCCACCATCGCCTGGAATGACCTGACCACCAGTCTCTACAAGGCGGGCTCCTTCAAGAGCGGTTGGGGTGCCCTGCTCTGTGCCGAAGGTACGGCACTGGGCCAGCTGGGTTCGCTGGTGGGAAACCAGGGCGCCCTGGCCGCTCCGGTCCGGAAGGCCTGCAGGGAAGGGCTGACCTATCCAAACCAACTCAGCGCCGAATCCATTGCCTACTTCGAGTCGCTGACTCCGGAAAGTATGTTCACCTCCATTACTGCTCCCACGCTGATCATCCAGGGCACTGCGGATACGCTGTTCACCCTTGATGAGGCCACCCGGAACTATCGCCTGATCAGCAGCACCGGCACCCCCACCAAGATGCTGCAGTTCTGCGGCGGCCACGGCTTGTGCAACTCCGCGGCCGGTCCGGACCGGATTACCCCGGCGGTGCTGAACTGGTTCAGTAAATACCTCCGGGACCAGCCGGTGGACACCGGAGCCGCTTTCGAGTTCATTGATCAGCACGGCGTCACCCGGGCTGCTCCGGGCTACCCGGAAGCCACCGGCTCCCTTACGGGTGCGGGGCGGGGATCCATGCTCCTCTCCCCCGCCGCCGTCAGCGGCGCAGTGGTAGCGGCTGCGGTTGCACCGGTAGCAGTCAACGTACCGATTACCTCACCGGCGGTCACCACTTCGGTCTTCGGGGCGCCGCAGCTGACGCTCACCTACAGAGGGTCAGCCCGGCAGGGCAGCACCCACGTTTACGCGCAGATCATAGATAAGGCCCGAGCTTCCCTGGTGCTGGGCAACCAGGTGACGCCGGTGCCGCTGGTCCTGGACGGCAAAGAACACACCGTGACCCTGCCATTGGAAGAGGTGTCCTACACCGTAACGTCCGCCAGCAGGCTGGTGCTGCAGGTTACGCCGGCCACGTCCGTCTACGCGCCGCCGAAGGCCACCGCGCTCACCAGCTTCACTGCGTCGGTGACGGTGCCCACGGTCGCGGCATACCCTGCCGTTCCCTAG
- a CDS encoding sugar porter family MFS transporter: MSTSVTNGPGKAGASRHKRALRRASWIVTLGGFLFGYDTGVINGALPYMQDDLGLTPFTEGLITSSLLFGAAFGGAISGKLTDRFGRRRVLMGLAVVFLLGTLGTSLAPTIAVMVISRIVLGLAVGGASALVPLFLAELAPAERRGQMVTRDQLMIVTGQLVAFIANAVIGNIWGEDQGVWRWMLVVATLPAIALWIGIAFVPESPRWLASKGRFAETLTALRRIRSAEAAESEYNEVRGLAEKESASAGSLRDFAEPWLMRVLLIGMGLSIVQQITGVNAIMYYGTQILANAGFGTEAALTANIANGVVSVAAACVGIWLLGRVRRRRMLMTGLVGTASSLLLIGIVSLTVAEGSLRGYLILALTVTFLAFQQGAVSPVTWLMLSEIFPLKVRGLGIGMSVFVQWMTNFAVGFSFPILMAAIGISNTFFIFVVLGILALLFVRRYVPETRGQSLEQVEEQLRAAGTK, from the coding sequence ATGTCCACCTCAGTAACAAACGGTCCCGGCAAGGCCGGCGCATCCCGGCATAAACGGGCCCTGCGCCGCGCCTCCTGGATTGTCACCCTTGGCGGTTTCCTGTTCGGTTATGACACCGGCGTCATCAACGGCGCACTGCCATACATGCAGGACGATTTGGGCCTGACCCCGTTCACCGAGGGCCTCATCACCTCCAGCCTGCTCTTCGGCGCGGCGTTTGGCGGTGCCATCTCCGGCAAGCTGACCGACCGGTTTGGTCGCCGCCGCGTGCTGATGGGACTCGCCGTCGTGTTCCTGCTGGGTACGCTGGGTACCTCGCTGGCGCCCACCATTGCCGTGATGGTGATCTCCCGGATCGTGCTGGGGCTGGCAGTGGGCGGCGCTTCGGCGCTGGTGCCCCTGTTCCTGGCCGAACTGGCTCCCGCTGAACGGCGTGGCCAGATGGTGACCCGCGACCAGCTGATGATTGTTACCGGCCAGCTGGTTGCCTTCATCGCCAACGCGGTGATCGGCAACATCTGGGGTGAGGATCAGGGCGTCTGGCGCTGGATGCTCGTGGTGGCCACCCTCCCTGCCATCGCGCTGTGGATCGGTATCGCGTTTGTGCCCGAAAGCCCGCGCTGGCTGGCCTCCAAGGGCCGTTTCGCGGAAACCCTTACCGCCCTGCGCCGTATCCGCAGCGCGGAAGCGGCGGAGTCGGAGTACAACGAGGTGCGCGGACTCGCGGAGAAGGAGTCTGCCTCCGCCGGGAGCCTGCGTGACTTCGCCGAACCGTGGCTGATGCGGGTGCTGCTGATCGGCATGGGCCTGTCCATCGTCCAGCAGATCACCGGCGTCAACGCGATCATGTACTACGGCACGCAGATCCTCGCCAATGCAGGATTCGGTACGGAAGCGGCCCTCACGGCCAACATCGCCAACGGCGTGGTCTCCGTGGCCGCAGCCTGTGTCGGCATCTGGCTCCTGGGGCGGGTCCGGCGCCGCCGAATGCTGATGACCGGCCTCGTCGGCACCGCATCCTCCCTGCTGCTGATCGGGATCGTGTCCCTGACTGTGGCCGAGGGCAGCCTCCGCGGGTACCTCATCCTGGCCCTGACCGTGACGTTCCTGGCCTTCCAGCAGGGCGCCGTATCGCCGGTCACCTGGCTGATGCTCTCCGAGATCTTCCCGCTGAAGGTCCGCGGGCTCGGCATCGGCATGTCGGTCTTTGTGCAGTGGATGACCAACTTTGCCGTTGGATTCTCCTTCCCGATCCTGATGGCTGCCATCGGCATCTCCAACACCTTCTTTATCTTTGTGGTGCTCGGGATCCTGGCCCTGCTGTTTGTCCGCCGGTACGTCCCGGAAACCCGCGGCCAGAGCCTGGAACAGGTGGAGGAACAGCTCCGCGCCGCCGGCACCAAGTAG
- the sucC gene encoding ADP-forming succinate--CoA ligase subunit beta: protein MDLFEYQARDLFEAHGVPVLAGIVAHTPEEAKAAAEKIGGVVVVKAQVKVGGRGKAGGVKVAKTADEAFEHASNILGMDIKGHTVNKVMIAQGADIAEEFYFSVLLDRANRNYLAMCSVEGGMEIEQLAVERPDALARVAVDPAVGIDSAKAAEIVDAAGFAPELRDGVINAIIKLWDVFTKEDATLVEVNPLVRTGAGDIVALDGKVSLDENADFRQPGHAELEDKDAADPLEAKAKENDLNYVKLDGEVGIIGNGAGLVMSTLDVVAYAGEKHGNVKPANFLDIGGGASASVMAAGLDVILNDSQVKSVFVNVFGGITACDAVANGIVKALEILGDEANKPLVVRLDGNNVEEGRRILAEANHPLVTLATTMDEGADKAAELAHAAR from the coding sequence GTGGACCTGTTTGAATATCAGGCGCGCGATCTGTTTGAGGCGCACGGTGTACCCGTGCTTGCCGGAATCGTGGCGCACACTCCTGAAGAAGCCAAAGCTGCTGCTGAGAAGATCGGCGGCGTCGTTGTCGTCAAGGCACAGGTCAAGGTTGGTGGCCGCGGCAAGGCCGGCGGCGTAAAGGTCGCAAAGACCGCCGATGAGGCTTTCGAGCACGCGTCCAACATCCTCGGCATGGACATCAAGGGCCACACCGTTAACAAGGTGATGATTGCCCAGGGTGCCGATATCGCCGAGGAATTCTACTTCTCGGTCCTGCTGGACCGCGCCAACCGCAACTACCTGGCCATGTGCTCGGTTGAAGGCGGCATGGAGATTGAGCAGCTGGCCGTGGAGCGTCCCGACGCCCTGGCCCGCGTGGCCGTTGATCCGGCCGTCGGCATCGACTCCGCCAAGGCTGCAGAGATCGTCGACGCCGCCGGGTTCGCACCCGAGCTGCGCGACGGAGTCATCAACGCCATCATCAAGCTGTGGGACGTCTTCACCAAGGAAGACGCCACCCTGGTTGAGGTCAACCCGCTGGTCCGCACCGGCGCCGGTGACATCGTTGCCCTCGACGGCAAGGTGTCCCTCGACGAGAACGCAGACTTCCGCCAGCCCGGCCACGCCGAGCTGGAGGACAAGGACGCCGCTGATCCGCTCGAGGCCAAGGCCAAGGAAAACGACCTCAACTACGTCAAGCTGGACGGCGAAGTTGGCATCATCGGCAACGGCGCCGGTCTGGTGATGTCCACCCTCGACGTGGTGGCCTACGCCGGCGAAAAGCACGGCAACGTCAAGCCTGCCAACTTCCTGGACATCGGCGGCGGAGCCTCGGCATCCGTCATGGCCGCCGGCCTGGACGTCATCCTGAATGACTCCCAGGTCAAGTCCGTATTCGTCAACGTCTTCGGCGGCATCACCGCCTGTGACGCCGTCGCCAACGGCATCGTCAAGGCCCTGGAAATCCTGGGCGACGAAGCCAACAAGCCGCTGGTTGTCCGTCTCGACGGCAACAACGTCGAGGAAGGCCGCCGCATCCTCGCCGAGGCCAACCACCCGCTGGTCACCCTGGCCACCACCATGGACGAAGGCGCCGACAAGGCCGCCGAGCTCGCTCACGCCGCTCGCTAA
- a CDS encoding VIT1/CCC1 transporter family protein: MNPSPSPDRSGESPHQPTAADKKRWRQYLADEQAEAATYRYLAERREGEERDILLALAEAEGRHEEHWRSLLGDDAGRPLRPSLRNRMLGLLARRFGSVFVLALAQRAEGRSPYSQDPNATSAMAADEQIHEEVVRGLATRGRTRLSGNFRAAVFGANDGLVSNLALIMGIGATGVSSTFILISGLAGLLSGALSMGAGEYVSVRSQRELLDASRPTQITLSAAKSLDIDANELVLVYRARGMSKEAAEHRAAERMGLFSCDCDPSFSLNPEADDAGEARDQHESVGTGLGAAASSFCFFASGAVIPVLPYLFGLTGLTAVVLSCVLVGLALLMTGAVVGLLSGASPLKRALRQLAIGFGAAAATYLLGMFFGTTAL, encoded by the coding sequence GTGAACCCCTCCCCCTCGCCGGACCGTTCAGGCGAAAGCCCGCACCAGCCGACGGCGGCCGATAAGAAACGCTGGCGCCAGTACCTGGCCGATGAGCAGGCCGAAGCAGCCACCTACCGTTACCTTGCTGAACGCCGCGAGGGCGAAGAGCGGGACATTTTGCTGGCCCTCGCCGAAGCGGAGGGACGCCATGAAGAGCACTGGCGCAGCCTGCTGGGCGACGACGCCGGCCGGCCGCTGCGCCCCTCCCTCCGCAACCGGATGCTGGGCCTGCTGGCCCGCCGGTTCGGTTCGGTGTTTGTGCTGGCCCTTGCCCAGCGGGCGGAGGGCCGGTCTCCGTATTCCCAGGACCCGAATGCCACCAGCGCCATGGCCGCTGATGAACAGATCCATGAGGAAGTGGTCCGCGGTCTGGCAACGCGGGGCCGGACCAGGCTGTCCGGTAACTTCCGCGCGGCGGTGTTCGGCGCCAATGACGGCCTGGTGAGCAACCTTGCCCTCATTATGGGCATCGGCGCCACCGGGGTCTCCAGCACCTTCATCCTGATCAGCGGTCTGGCCGGCCTGCTGTCCGGCGCCTTGTCCATGGGTGCCGGCGAATACGTGTCCGTGCGCTCCCAGCGCGAACTTCTGGACGCCTCCCGGCCCACGCAGATCACGCTTTCCGCCGCGAAGTCACTGGACATTGATGCCAATGAGCTGGTGCTGGTCTACCGCGCCAGGGGCATGTCCAAGGAAGCGGCCGAGCACCGGGCGGCCGAGCGGATGGGACTTTTCAGCTGCGACTGTGATCCGAGCTTCTCACTGAATCCCGAGGCTGACGACGCCGGGGAGGCCCGGGACCAGCACGAGTCCGTGGGCACGGGCCTCGGCGCTGCCGCGTCGAGCTTCTGCTTCTTCGCCTCCGGCGCCGTCATCCCGGTACTCCCGTACCTGTTCGGCCTGACCGGCCTGACCGCCGTTGTCCTCTCCTGCGTACTGGTGGGTCTGGCACTGCTGATGACAGGCGCCGTCGTGGGTCTGCTGTCCGGTGCTTCCCCGCTCAAGCGGGCCCTGCGGCAGCTTGCCATTGGCTTCGGTGCCGCGGCCGCAACCTACCTGCTGGGTATGTTCTTCGGCACCACCGCACTCTAG
- a CDS encoding long-chain-fatty-acid--CoA ligase yields the protein MSNNFPVPDPDRPWTRHYSDGVLTSFSLPEGSLVDMVETSVRKYGSKTALQFFGATTSYAELGEQIRRAAAGLQKLGVRKGDRVALVLPNCPQHVVAFYAILRLGAVVVEHNPLYTDRELRHQFEDHGATVAIVWDKTVQQIQDLPADIPVHTIISVGLIEAMPLSNRLALKLPVAKARTARAALTADKRPRSGARKVLTWKTLLDTRPLRRRHPRPESSDLAAIQYTSGTTADPKGAMLSHANLMANAAQGRAWVQGLRPGKETVYAVLPMFHAYGLTLSLTFAMSMGARLVLFPKFDVDLTLQAMKKTPATFLPAVPPIYDRLAAAAAEQGVSLKGVRFAISGAMNLPPKTVETWEAATGGHLIEGYGLTETSPVALGNPFGPSRKPGTVGVPFPETDIRIVDPENPTVEVQYGTPGELLIKGPQVFGGYWNKPRESEAALLEGGWFRTGDIVSMDDDGFVTIRDRIKELIITGGFNVSPSEVEDALKRHESVDDAAVVGMARTGGGEDVVAAVVLKPGSGFNAEGLRAYVRNELAAYKVPRRIVEIQELPRSLIGKVLRRHVRDNLQNGIDGSSATPDQGTAPVNPDAGPAGAPKQP from the coding sequence GTGAGCAATAACTTTCCTGTCCCGGATCCGGACCGTCCATGGACCCGCCACTACAGCGACGGGGTCCTGACAAGTTTCAGCCTTCCCGAGGGTTCCCTGGTGGACATGGTGGAGACGTCGGTACGTAAATACGGTTCCAAAACCGCGCTGCAGTTCTTTGGTGCCACCACCAGCTACGCCGAGCTGGGTGAACAGATCCGCCGGGCAGCGGCGGGACTGCAGAAGCTGGGTGTACGCAAGGGGGACCGGGTGGCGCTGGTGCTGCCCAATTGCCCGCAGCATGTCGTGGCGTTCTACGCCATCCTGCGGCTGGGCGCTGTAGTGGTGGAGCACAACCCCCTCTACACCGACCGTGAGCTGCGGCACCAGTTCGAAGACCACGGCGCCACTGTGGCCATTGTCTGGGACAAGACCGTCCAGCAGATCCAGGACCTGCCCGCGGACATCCCGGTGCACACCATCATTTCCGTTGGCCTGATCGAAGCCATGCCGCTGAGCAACCGGCTGGCATTGAAGCTGCCGGTTGCCAAGGCCCGCACGGCCCGCGCCGCGCTGACGGCAGACAAACGGCCGCGCAGCGGGGCACGGAAGGTGCTGACCTGGAAGACGCTGCTGGACACCCGGCCGCTGCGCCGCCGGCACCCGCGTCCGGAGTCCTCGGACCTGGCGGCCATCCAGTACACCAGCGGCACCACGGCCGATCCGAAGGGGGCAATGCTCTCGCACGCCAACCTGATGGCGAACGCCGCGCAGGGCCGCGCCTGGGTGCAGGGCCTGCGCCCCGGCAAGGAAACCGTCTATGCCGTGCTGCCGATGTTCCACGCCTACGGCCTGACGCTGAGCCTGACCTTTGCCATGAGCATGGGCGCCCGCCTGGTATTGTTCCCGAAGTTTGATGTGGACCTCACCCTGCAGGCCATGAAGAAAACGCCCGCAACCTTCCTGCCGGCAGTACCGCCCATCTACGACCGGCTCGCGGCTGCCGCAGCGGAACAGGGCGTCTCGCTCAAGGGTGTCCGGTTCGCCATCTCCGGAGCCATGAACCTGCCGCCGAAAACGGTGGAAACCTGGGAAGCGGCAACCGGCGGGCACCTGATCGAAGGTTACGGGCTGACCGAAACCTCCCCTGTGGCGCTGGGTAACCCCTTCGGTCCCAGCCGCAAGCCCGGCACCGTGGGTGTGCCCTTCCCCGAGACCGATATCCGCATTGTGGATCCGGAGAATCCCACCGTGGAGGTGCAGTACGGCACGCCCGGCGAACTGCTGATCAAGGGCCCGCAGGTCTTTGGCGGTTACTGGAACAAGCCCCGGGAATCCGAAGCGGCGCTGCTTGAGGGCGGCTGGTTCCGCACCGGCGATATTGTGTCCATGGACGACGACGGATTTGTCACCATCCGGGACCGGATCAAGGAACTGATCATTACCGGCGGTTTCAACGTCTCCCCGTCCGAAGTGGAGGACGCCCTGAAGCGGCACGAGTCCGTGGATGATGCCGCGGTGGTGGGCATGGCCCGGACCGGAGGCGGCGAGGACGTGGTGGCCGCCGTGGTGCTCAAGCCCGGCTCGGGATTCAATGCCGAAGGGCTGCGTGCCTATGTGCGCAATGAACTGGCCGCCTACAAGGTCCCGCGGCGCATCGTGGAAATCCAGGAACTGCCGCGTTCGCTGATCGGCAAGGTCCTGCGCCGGCATGTGCGCGATAACCTGCAGAACGGCATCGACGGATCGTCCGCTACACCCGACCAGGGCACTGCGCCCGTCAATCCTGACGCCGGTCCTGCCGGTGCCCCGAAACAGCCCTGA
- the sucD gene encoding succinate--CoA ligase subunit alpha has translation MSIYLNKDSKVIVQGITGGEGTKHTALMLKAGTQVVGGVNARKAGTTVTHGDVELPVFGTVAEAIDKTDADVSIVFVPPAFTKDAVMEAIDAGIGLVVVITEGVPVQDSAEFWAHAQSKVDADGNQVTRIIGPNCPGIITPGEALVGITPANITGKGPIGLVSKSGTLTYQMMYELRDLGFSTAIGIGGDPVIGTTHIDALAAFEADPETKAIVMIGEIGGDAEERAAEFIKANVTKPVVGYVAGFTAPEGKTMGHAGAIVSGSAGTAQAKKEALEAAGVKVGKTPSETATLLREVYAAL, from the coding sequence ATGTCTATCTACTTGAACAAGGACTCCAAGGTCATCGTTCAGGGCATCACCGGCGGCGAAGGCACCAAGCACACCGCCCTGATGCTCAAGGCCGGCACCCAGGTTGTCGGCGGCGTCAACGCCCGCAAGGCAGGCACCACCGTCACCCACGGCGACGTTGAACTGCCCGTCTTCGGCACCGTTGCCGAGGCCATCGACAAGACCGACGCCGATGTCTCCATCGTCTTCGTGCCGCCGGCCTTCACCAAGGACGCCGTCATGGAAGCCATCGACGCCGGCATCGGCCTCGTTGTGGTCATCACCGAAGGCGTCCCCGTACAGGATTCCGCCGAGTTCTGGGCCCACGCCCAGTCCAAGGTGGACGCCGACGGCAACCAGGTCACCCGCATCATCGGCCCGAACTGCCCCGGCATCATCACCCCCGGTGAAGCACTGGTCGGCATCACGCCCGCCAACATCACCGGCAAGGGCCCCATCGGCCTGGTGTCCAAGTCCGGGACCCTGACCTACCAGATGATGTACGAACTGCGCGATCTTGGCTTCTCCACCGCCATCGGCATCGGCGGCGACCCGGTTATCGGCACCACCCACATCGACGCCCTGGCTGCGTTCGAAGCGGATCCCGAAACCAAGGCGATCGTGATGATCGGCGAAATCGGCGGCGACGCCGAAGAGCGCGCAGCCGAGTTCATCAAGGCCAACGTCACCAAGCCGGTTGTCGGCTACGTGGCAGGCTTCACGGCTCCCGAAGGCAAGACCATGGGCCACGCAGGCGCCATCGTCTCCGGTTCCGCCGGAACCGCCCAGGCCAAGAAGGAAGCCCTCGAGGCTGCCGGCGTCAAGGTCGGCAAGACGCCGTCCGAGACCGCCACCCTGCTGCGCGAAGTTTACGCAGCCCTCTAG
- a CDS encoding BCCT family transporter produces the protein MIEGQRAQEKALSRGVPAKLDKLLFAVTGVLALAFIAWGFFGTDNLSAVSQTALDWVITNAGWFFVLLASFLVVYVIWLAVGRFGRIPLGQDGEEPQYKTVSWIAMMFSAGMGIGLMFYGVAEPLFYYISPPPGTVDAQTPEALQTAMGTSLFHWGLHPWAMYAVVGIAMAYGTYRLGRKQLISSAFTSLFGAKRVDGPLGKVLNIFAIFATLFGTAASLGLGALQIGSGLQATGFLGTVGTPILVAIVAVLTGCFVASAVSGISRGIQWLSNINMVLAFVLAAIIFVVGPTLFILNVVPAAIGDYAANMAQMASRTEVTGDEAMRAWLSSWTIFYWAWWLSWTPFVGMFIARISRGRTIRQFVTGVLLVPFAVSVVWFSVFGGAAIGTQQEAAANGSEGLVTMVDGEPTISFDGSLFDLFAALPMPNLLAGAVGVLAMILIAIFFVTGADSASIVMASMSSNGAETPPRAVVVFWGILTGGVAAVMLLAGGDEPAEALDGLQRITIVAALPFAVVMLLLTVALVKDLARDPLSLRRKLAVSVVGRAIQAGVEEHGSSFDLHTTEHDERQEPAASNNGVVPADSAASKSAAPEGTDRDGGARGGK, from the coding sequence ATGATTGAGGGGCAACGCGCGCAGGAGAAGGCACTCAGCCGCGGTGTACCCGCGAAACTGGACAAGCTGCTCTTTGCCGTCACCGGTGTCCTCGCCCTGGCATTTATTGCGTGGGGCTTCTTCGGAACGGACAACCTTTCCGCCGTCTCCCAGACGGCGCTTGACTGGGTGATCACCAATGCCGGCTGGTTCTTCGTCCTGCTGGCTTCGTTCCTCGTGGTGTATGTCATCTGGCTGGCCGTGGGCCGGTTCGGCCGCATTCCGCTGGGCCAGGACGGCGAGGAACCCCAGTACAAGACCGTGTCCTGGATAGCCATGATGTTCTCCGCCGGCATGGGCATCGGCCTGATGTTCTACGGCGTCGCAGAACCGCTGTTCTACTACATCTCCCCACCGCCGGGCACGGTGGATGCCCAGACCCCGGAAGCGCTGCAGACCGCTATGGGAACCTCGCTGTTCCACTGGGGCCTGCACCCCTGGGCCATGTACGCCGTGGTGGGTATTGCCATGGCCTACGGCACCTACCGGCTGGGCCGCAAGCAGCTGATCTCCTCCGCCTTCACCTCGCTCTTCGGCGCCAAGCGCGTGGACGGCCCGCTGGGCAAGGTCCTGAACATCTTCGCGATCTTCGCGACGCTCTTTGGCACCGCCGCTTCCCTGGGCCTCGGCGCCCTCCAGATCGGCAGCGGCCTCCAGGCCACCGGCTTCCTGGGTACGGTGGGCACACCCATTCTGGTGGCCATTGTCGCCGTCCTCACCGGCTGTTTTGTGGCCTCCGCCGTGTCCGGCATTTCCCGCGGCATCCAGTGGCTGTCCAACATCAACATGGTCCTGGCTTTCGTCCTCGCCGCGATCATCTTCGTGGTGGGCCCAACCCTGTTCATACTCAACGTGGTTCCCGCTGCCATTGGCGACTACGCCGCGAACATGGCCCAGATGGCTTCCCGGACCGAAGTGACCGGCGATGAAGCCATGCGCGCCTGGCTCTCCAGCTGGACCATCTTCTACTGGGCCTGGTGGCTCTCCTGGACGCCGTTCGTGGGTATGTTCATCGCCCGGATCAGCCGCGGGCGCACCATCCGGCAGTTTGTTACCGGCGTCCTGCTGGTGCCCTTCGCCGTCAGCGTTGTCTGGTTCTCCGTCTTTGGCGGCGCGGCCATCGGCACCCAGCAGGAAGCAGCGGCCAATGGATCCGAGGGGCTGGTCACCATGGTGGACGGGGAACCCACCATTTCCTTCGACGGATCGCTCTTCGATCTCTTCGCTGCCCTGCCGATGCCGAATCTGCTGGCCGGCGCCGTCGGCGTTCTGGCCATGATCCTCATCGCAATCTTCTTCGTCACCGGAGCAGACTCCGCATCCATCGTGATGGCCTCAATGAGCTCCAACGGCGCGGAAACCCCGCCCCGTGCCGTCGTCGTCTTCTGGGGAATCCTTACCGGTGGCGTGGCGGCAGTGATGCTGCTGGCCGGCGGCGACGAACCTGCCGAGGCATTGGACGGCCTGCAGCGAATCACCATTGTGGCGGCTTTGCCCTTTGCCGTGGTGATGTTGCTGCTAACCGTGGCACTGGTTAAGGACCTGGCCAGGGATCCGCTTTCGCTGCGGCGCAAGCTCGCGGTATCCGTTGTCGGCCGTGCCATTCAGGCCGGCGTGGAGGAGCACGGTTCCTCCTTCGACCTGCACACCACCGAGCATGACGAACGCCAGGAGCCGGCAGCATCCAACAACGGTGTGGTGCCGGCCGATAGCGCGGCCTCCAAGAGCGCGGCGCCAGAGGGCACAGACCGCGACGGCGGTGCCCGCGGCGGCAAGTAG